A region from the Mycolicibacterium phlei genome encodes:
- a CDS encoding SDR family NAD(P)-dependent oxidoreductase: MTDLSHYGPWAVIAGGSEGVGAEFARRLASAGVNLVLLARKPGPLEATADECRGLGVDVRTLAVDLTAADAVSRVTGLTADLEVGLLIYNAGANTCSEEFLDGPLPEFQRVIDLNITTMLALVQHYGRPMRERRRGGILMVGSMAGYLGSVRHTVYGGVKAFGRIFAESLWLELRDYDVHVLELVLGVTRTPAMERVGLNFDVPGLRVAEPADVAREGLEQLPNGPVYVAGGNADDVARRNDPDRAKVVLGTHQFMQKLLGGKGTR, translated from the coding sequence GTGACCGATCTCTCCCACTACGGCCCCTGGGCGGTGATCGCCGGCGGTTCCGAAGGTGTCGGCGCCGAGTTCGCCCGCCGACTCGCGTCAGCCGGGGTCAACCTGGTGCTGCTGGCCCGCAAACCCGGACCGCTCGAGGCGACGGCCGACGAGTGCCGCGGTCTCGGCGTCGACGTGCGCACCCTGGCCGTCGACCTCACCGCCGCGGACGCGGTGTCCCGGGTGACCGGGCTGACCGCCGACCTCGAGGTCGGTCTGCTGATCTACAACGCGGGCGCCAACACCTGCAGCGAGGAGTTCCTCGACGGCCCGTTGCCGGAGTTTCAGCGGGTGATCGACCTGAACATCACCACGATGCTGGCGCTGGTGCAGCACTACGGGCGGCCCATGCGTGAGCGTCGCCGCGGCGGGATCCTGATGGTCGGGTCGATGGCCGGATACCTCGGGTCGGTGCGCCACACCGTGTACGGCGGGGTGAAGGCGTTCGGCCGGATCTTCGCCGAGAGTCTGTGGCTGGAGCTCCGCGACTACGACGTGCACGTGCTCGAACTGGTGCTCGGCGTGACCCGCACCCCCGCGATGGAGCGGGTCGGGCTGAACTTCGACGTGCCGGGCCTGCGGGTGGCCGAGCCCGCCGACGTGGCGCGCGAGGGGCTCGAGCAGCTGCCGAACGGACCGGTGTATGTGGCGGGCGGTAACGCCGACGACGTGGCCCGGCGCAACGACCCGGACCGCGCGAAGGTGGTGCTGGGCACCCACCAGTTCATGCAGAAACTGTTGGGCGGGAAGGGAACCCGATGA
- a CDS encoding nuclear transport factor 2 family protein: MTDLADLERRLQRIEDERAIERLIASYGPLVDAGDADAVASLWAVDGSYDVEGWQMASREDVAAMVRSDAHQGLITRGSCHFLAPAVVTVTGDEAVAVCESILVARRDDGISVARAGANHFRLRRIDGRWQITERRNRALDGRPEGRRLLSNGVAGV, translated from the coding sequence ATGACGGATCTGGCTGATCTGGAGCGGCGGCTGCAGCGCATCGAGGACGAGCGCGCGATCGAGCGGTTGATCGCCTCCTACGGGCCGCTCGTCGACGCCGGTGACGCCGACGCGGTCGCGTCGCTGTGGGCCGTCGACGGCAGTTACGACGTGGAGGGCTGGCAGATGGCCAGCCGCGAGGACGTCGCGGCGATGGTGCGTTCGGACGCCCATCAGGGGCTGATCACCCGCGGGTCGTGCCACTTCCTGGCGCCCGCGGTGGTGACGGTGACCGGCGATGAGGCCGTCGCGGTGTGCGAGTCGATCCTGGTGGCCCGCCGCGACGACGGTATCTCGGTGGCCCGCGCCGGGGCCAACCACTTCCGACTGCGCCGCATCGACGGCCGCTGGCAGATCACCGAACGGCGCAACCGTGCCCTCGACGGCCGGCCCGAGGGCCGAAGACTGCTGTCCAACGGCGTCGCCGGCGTCTAG
- a CDS encoding zinc-binding metallopeptidase family protein produces MRDFMCPNCGQRLAFENSFCLSCERPLGFSLEDRALLVISTGEEAGQPGYVDADRYQLCANMYLAECNWLVEKTGDGSHRLCQSCALTRTRPNDDDAKALRAFADAERAKRRLLFELHELGLPVIGRDEDPDYGLAFDLLSSEQEKVFTGHENGLITLDLAEGDDVHREQLRLAMDEPYRTVLGHFRHEVGHYYYYRLVSVAPELDSQFRELFGDPDADYQAALDRHYSDGPPPNWEENYVSSYATMHPAEDWAETFAHYLHIRDTMDTAAAFGFAPASATIERKVLGPSGFDAIIEMWLPLSWALNMVNRSMGKEDLYPFVLPPPVLDKMRFIHTVVEGT; encoded by the coding sequence ATGCGTGACTTCATGTGCCCCAACTGCGGTCAGCGGCTGGCGTTCGAGAACTCCTTCTGCCTGTCGTGCGAGCGCCCGCTGGGCTTCTCGCTGGAGGACCGGGCACTGCTGGTGATCTCCACCGGCGAGGAGGCCGGTCAGCCCGGTTACGTCGACGCCGACCGCTACCAGCTGTGCGCGAACATGTATCTCGCCGAGTGCAACTGGCTGGTCGAGAAGACCGGCGACGGGTCACACCGGCTGTGCCAGTCGTGCGCGCTGACCCGCACCCGGCCCAACGACGACGACGCGAAGGCGCTACGGGCGTTCGCCGACGCAGAACGGGCCAAGCGCCGGTTGCTGTTCGAACTGCACGAGCTCGGTCTCCCGGTGATCGGCCGCGACGAGGACCCCGACTACGGGCTGGCGTTCGATCTGCTGTCCAGCGAACAGGAGAAGGTGTTCACTGGGCACGAAAACGGGCTCATCACACTGGATCTCGCCGAGGGCGACGACGTGCATCGGGAACAGCTGCGGTTGGCGATGGACGAGCCGTACCGCACGGTGCTCGGGCACTTCCGCCACGAGGTCGGCCACTATTACTACTACCGGCTGGTCAGCGTGGCGCCCGAGTTGGACAGTCAGTTCCGGGAGCTGTTCGGCGATCCCGACGCCGACTACCAGGCCGCGCTGGACCGTCACTACAGCGACGGTCCGCCGCCGAACTGGGAGGAGAACTACGTCTCGTCCTACGCCACGATGCATCCGGCCGAGGACTGGGCGGAGACCTTCGCGCACTACCTGCACATCCGCGACACGATGGACACCGCCGCGGCGTTCGGGTTCGCCCCGGCCTCGGCGACGATCGAGCGTAAGGTGTTGGGCCCCAGTGGGTTCGATGCGATCATCGAGATGTGGCTGCCGCTGTCGTGGGCGCTGAACATGGTGAACCGGTCGATGGGCAAGGAAGACCTGTACCCGTTCGTGCTGCCGCCGCCGGTGCTCGACAAGATGCGTTTCATCCACACCGTCGTCGAAGGCACCTGA